Below is a window of Lacrimispora xylanolytica DNA.
ACTCATAAACTGCTTCTATTTTCTTATCTTCCACCTGTAACTGTGCGGGAATAAACTGTCCCCCGATCCAAATACGTTTGCTTTGTATGATCATAATTCTTATCCTCCCTTCACACGGTACTCTCTTTTCTTTAGTATACCAGTTCTGTCAGGGTTTTCAAGAATTTATGAAAATATTTTCTTTTTTCTTTATGCTTTTAAAAATTATATCCTAATCCACTGGCCAGCGTATGCTGACACGGAATAAATCTGCCTCGATTTCTACAAAAAGCTTTCCGTTTTGAAGCTCTACAAAGCTTTTGGCAATGGCCATTCCAAGGCCTGAGCCTTCCGTATTCCTGGACTGGTCTCCTCTTGCAAACCGCTCTGTGATTTCGTTTGGATTAAAGGTCAGCTCAGCGGCAGAAACATTTTTAAGGCTGATTACCACAAATCCGTCTTCCTTTTTCATATCAATATAGGCTCTGGTATTTGGCATGGCGTATTTTATGATATTGGTCAGAAGGTTGTCAAAGATGCGGTAGGTTTTCTGACCATCTAAGGGAAGAACAATTTTTTCATCCGGCAGATTCCAGCGAAAATCAATGGTGGATTCTTCAATTTTATCGCTTAACTCCAGGCTTACTTCCTTTAAGAGGCTGACTATATCTACCTCTTCCAAATTCAGGGTCACATTATTGCTGTTGGCTTTGCTAATCTCGAAAAGGTCTTCAATCAGGGACTTCAAACGCATGGACTTCTGTTCCAGTATATCAATATAAGCCTTACGCTGTTCCGGCGTCACTCTTTCATCCTTTAAGAGATTTACATAGGTGATGATGGCAGTCAGTGGTGTCTTTAAGTCGTGAGACATGTTGCTGATCAAGTCCGTTTTCAGCTTCTGGCTTTTCACTTCCTCATCAACTGCTACTTTAAACCCGCTTTGTATTTTTTGAATCTCCTTTTTAAATGGTTCGAACACACTTAGATCCTCCTCTATGGACACCTCTAAGTTTCCTTCCGCAATCTGGTTGGTGGCTTTTAAAAGCACTCGGTATTTCCCACTTAGGTCTCTGTAATACTTCCTCATAATAAAGAATAAAAGAATGGAATAAAAGAATAGTGCTCCAATTCCAAAAAACCACAGGCTGCAGAGAATGGCAAGGATAAGAAAGTTAACTCCAACAATACGAAATATGGTTTTGTCTGACTGTTCTTTTAAATTAATATCTCCTACATAATGGTAGACTTTAATGCATATCATCTTTAACCAGCCACAGAACCACCCGATTAAGGTACGTTCTCTAAGATAACGTTTGATACCAATACTAAGTACATCCCGCAGGCACAGAACTGCCCAATAGACGACTGCAAAAGGCAGTGACCACCAAAGAAGGTTCCATAGCTTTACCATGATCCCTGCCACACCGGGAAGAAAATTGGCCCTCAGAAGGGTTTCAAATAAATCTCCCTGATTGGTAACAATGACAAGATTGGTAAGGCCGGCACCAAAAGCAACTCCGCCACAGCCCACACCTGTTACGATTTCAAATGGAGTTCTGAAAATCCGGCTGCTGTCTGGCAATGTCACATCCAGAAAAGAGAACAGGAATGCAAGAACGGTAACGGCACAGATGAGTCCTACAAATATTTTCAGAATGCTGTCGGAATCGTCGTAAGTGTTAGAAAAACCAGCGGCTGTATCCTTAAAAGCAGTAATCTGATCTGCTGTCATTCCATAGGTGATGGTTATATTTTTAGGATTCTGAAGCCTTAGATCCGGTTCATATAAAAACTGCTCCCAATAATCCTCCATCATAGGGTCCTTATCCCCAAAATCCTGCAAAAGTGTAAGAAGCCTGGCTGTATTGTCTCCGTGAATGGAGACTACTTCCATTCTGCCCATGCCGTCGTACTTAAGTACGGTCTGGAACTCATATTTATCATTCCCCAGTATGGTCTTTCCACCGGAGTGGTCGGATATCACCTGCCCATTTTCATTGAGAATCTGGTAATCCAGAGAGTTTCTTATGCTGTCAAAGCAGTTTTTCCAGTTATTGTAGCTGCGCATGGTCTTCTGGCGAAGATGGGATAAATATTCAGAACGGGTTCCGCTATTACTCTCACTTAAATCCACCGTAATTTCATTCTCGATCGCCCCCTCCTGGACATCCGCATCCGCCTGATTCGTCTCCGCTGCGGCCACGGTTTCCTCTGTCTGGTTTTTCATCTCCTCTGCTGCTTTGGGAAAGAAAAACTGAAAGGGGGATATGATGTCGCCTTGATTATTACGGACCTGTTCCATGGAAAGAACATAATTTCCATATACAAGATATTTTAAAAATGTCTGCTGCTGGTATACCGGCTCCTCGTATCTGGCGGACTCATTCTTAAAAAAGGGATAGAGTCCTACCATGACAGCGGCAGCGGATACAATTACAACAATTGCAAGAAGTATGCTGATCTTATGCCTGTTTTTCAATTTTGTATCCAACTCCCCACACCACCTTTAGATATTTTGGTTCCTTAGGATCTATCTCAATCTTTTCCCGGATTTTTCTTACATGCACCATAATGGTATCTGTATTAATGGCACGTTCGTTCCAGACTCTTTCGTATATCTCTTCTGCCGAAAAAACTCTTCCGGGATTTTTCATAAGAAGAGCTAGAATCTTAAATTCAATGGGAGTTAACTTTACCGGCTTCTCATCTACGAACACCTCCACCGTGTCCTCGTTAAGCTCCAGTCCTCCGATGACATAGACATTGCTCCGTTCCTTCTCTTCCTTTGCTTCCAGCATATCCATATACTTTTTGTACCGTCTTAACTGGGAATTGACCCTGGCTAACAGCTCCATTGGGGTAAATGGCTTGGATACGTAATCATCCGCACCGATATTAAGCCCCATGATCTTATCCACTTCTTCTGATTTAGCTGATAAAATGATGACAGGAAAATCGTATTTTTCTCTCAGCTTTACGGTCATGGTGATTCCATCCATTCTGGGCATCATTACATCCACGATTGCCAGGTGAATCTCTTCCCTATCAAGAATCTTAAGCCCTTCTAACCCATCTGCCGCCTGGAACACCTCATATCCCTGGCTTCTTAAGTATATTTCCACTCCTTCTCGGATTTCTTTATCATCTTCCACTAATAAAATGTGATTTGCTTCCATGCTTTCTTTCCTCCTTGACCTATTCTGATATTATGGCACCTGCAAAAGCTGCATTGCCCTACCTGCATTTTTTGGCAAAATGTTCAATGACCCACGATCTTAATATTATTAGGATAAAGAACCATTCTTAAAATGATTGACAGAGAAACCGAAAGAAATTCTAAAAATATTTTTCCGGAATCGAAAAACAGAGGATGAAATATTTTCAACCCTCTGCTTTCCTAACGCCATATGGTAAAAACGGCGCTTATTCTGTCGTCTTTCTGATATTTGTGTCCATGAGACGGTTAAAACCAAGCCAGCCACTGTTATCTCCTGCCCCTCTTAACACTTCGATCATGCTTTCCATCTTTGCATCCGTATTATCTGCAAAATTAAGAGCAAGCGCTTCTATAATCGCCGGTTTTTTCGGCGAGCCGTATTCCAGTTCCCCATGGTGGGCCAAAATGCAGTGCTTAAGCTCAGTTGCAGTCTTTTCCGGGAATCCAGGAATGGTTTTCATTCTCTCACTGATCATCTCGGTTCCGATGATGATGTGGCCTAAAAGCTGTCCGTCGTCGGTATAATCATTTTCCGGAAATGCAGAGAGTTCCTTTGTCTTGCCCACATCGTGGAACATGGCTGCAGTTAAAAGCAGATCCCGGTTGATAAGAGGATAATATCCTGCATAGTAGTCACACAGCTTTACTACGCTTAAGGTATGCTCTAACAGTCCTCCTACAAACCCATGATGAACACTTTTCGCTGCGGAATGGAATTGAAATGCCTTGGCAAATGCAGCATCCTCTACAAAAAAGCTTTCTAACAGCTTCTTTAAGTAAGGATTCTTTAAGGATCTGATAAAGCCAAGGAGCTCTTCATACATGAGTCCAATGTCTTTCGTGGAAACAGGCAGATAATCCCCAGGCACATATTCTCCTTCTTCTGCTTTGCGGGCACGTTTGATGTTAAGCTGATTGGAATTCTGGAATACGGTAACATCTGCATCAATGAAAACGTAATCCATGGATTCAAAATTGCCGATTCCAGGAGAATTCAAATCCCATATCTTGGCATCAATCGTGCCTGTCTTATCCTGAAGGATCACATTGCCGTACTCTTTTCCTGATTTTGTCAGGCAAACCTGTCTGTTTTTACATAAATACACATCTGAAACATGCATCCCTTCACGGAATGATTCTATATATCTCATTTATTTCCTCCACATTTGACTCGGGTAACAAGGAGAGCCAGGAAGATCACCTGGCTCCGATGGTTACCTGAAATTGTATCTTTTTATATTCTTCCCTTCCGCTTCGGGAAACCGTGACAGGTATGACCTGTCCGGGGGTGGATTTTTCCAGTAGAATCTGAAAATCCTTCATGGTGACAATGGTATCTCCTCCCATGGAGGTAATGATGTCACCGCACTGGATTCCGGCGTTATAGGCTGGACTGTCCCCATTGACCTCAACTACATAAACTCCCAGCGGCATTCCGCTGCTGTTCATGGCGGCACTGACTTCCTGGCCTTTGATTCCAAAGTATGGATATGCCTCTCCGTTGCTGATCTTTTCCAAAATATTCTTGTAATCGGAAATGGCCATAGCAGCCGTCATATTTGTATTTCCTTCATTCTTATATTCATCCGTTGTCCAGCCGATGATCTGGCCCGACGTATTCATAAGAAAGGTTCCTGTTCCTGCATTCCCCTTTACATCCGTATAAAGGACACGGGTCATACCATCTGTAACCTGAACATTCTTTGTAATATAGGAAATAAATCCGTACCCCGAGGAATGAACCATGCCTGCGGGACCGCCAATGGCAATGACTAAATCTCCCTGCTTCACAGAATAGGAATTTCCAAGCTCAAGAGCTTTGATTTCTTCTAAGAGCGCCCTTCCAAGGCCCTCCGTGGACACGCTGACAATTGCCATTCCGGAAAGCTTATCTCTTTGCTTAATGGTACCCTGTACCTCAGTTCCGTCTGTAAATGCCACACGAATGGCATCTGCATCCTCAACCGCACCTTCCGGTGTAAGCACTAGAAGCTCCTGGTTGGCAAAGGCTGTGATCACACCTGCATAGAGGCCTGAATTCTCCACCGGATTGTTAAACCAGTCTTTCTGAGTTTTAACAGAATGAACCGTAACAATACCTTTGTCCGCCTTTTGAACCAATGTTTTCATGTTTCCATAAAGCGTGTTTAAATCTTCCATAGAAAACGGATACTTCTCCATGGCAGATTTTAAGATATCCTCGATGGGTTCTGTCTGGACCTCCGTAGAGGCTGCTAAAGCCTCTGAAGACGCTGCCTCAGGGTCATCCTTGGGTATGGTTACCGGAGTACCTTCCGTGGTGGCTTCTCTTACGAACCACCTTTCAGCAACTGGTCTTGATATGACAAATGTAACCGCCGCAACAAATCCGAAAACAACTGCAGTCGCCAAAAAACCCAGAGACCTTTTTAAAATATCTTCCTTTGACATAGGCTGCTTGACTATTTTTTCGTTAATAAACCGACGGGGCTCCGTCTTTCTATCATCTGGCCCGTTATGATCCGGCATACTTACCCTCCTTTGCAGAAGACCTACCTACTATTATAAGGTTCTTCCTGTCTTAATGCAAGAAAAACCTGTGAAACCCGAAAAACAGGGGCTTTAAGGCCATGAAAAACATCCTGAGGATTGCAGTTTTTATCTCACGTATGCTATACTGTAAACGGTACAAAGGTCAACATTTGGAAAGAAAGTTATGAAAAAGGTAAATATATGAATCAGAAAGCATTAAAAACGTTAGAATACCATAAAATCATTGGAACTCTTATAGAATATGCAACCTCTGACGCAGGAAAAGAGCTGTGCAAACACCTGGTTCCATCTACTGATTACCAGGAAATCGTACAGGCCCAGACAGAAACCACAGATGCGGTTTCAAGAGTTCGTCAGAAGGGGAATATTTCATTTAACGGAGTGAAAGATATCCGCCCTTCCATCAAGCGCCTGGAGGTGGGAAGTTCCCTTGGCATCATTGAAATACTTGCCATTAGTTCCCTGTTAACCATATCTGCTCGTGCAAAGGCTTATGGGCGCCATGAAGACTCAGAGCTTCCTGAGGATTCTCTGGAGGAATTCTTCCGGTTGTTAGAGCCATTAACTCCAGTGAATACAGAAATCAAACGCTGCATTATCTCAGAGGAGGAAGTCAGTGACGACGCTAGTCCGGGACTTCACAAGGTTAGACGGCAGATGCGGTCTATCAACGATAAAATTCATACCCAGTTAAATTCTATATTAAATTCCAACCGTTCTTATCTTCAGGATGCAGTAATTACCATGAGAGACGGCCGTTACTGTCTGCCTGTTAAATCAGAACACAAGTCCCAGGTTTCCGGTATGGTCCACGACCAGTCTTCCACTGGTTCCACCCTCTTTATCGAGCCTATGGCAATCGTAAAGCTTAATAACGAGCTTCGCACCCTGGAAATTCAGGAACAGAAGGAAATCGAGATGATCCTGGCTGATTTAAGCAATCAGCTTATGCCTTATTTAGAAGAGCTTGAGACCGATTATATCACCCTGGCTAAGCTTGATTTTATCTTTGCAAAGGCGGCTCTGTCTAAGCATTACAAGGGAAGCGAGCCTGTGTTTAATACGAAGGGACTCATTCATATTAAAGATGGACGCCATCCTCTTCTTGATCCTCAAAAGGTAGTTCCTATCACCATCCATCTGGGCCGTGATTTTGACTTGTTAATCGTAACAGGTCCTAATACTGGTGGTAAGACCGTTTCCATTAAGACGGTGGGGCTATTCACCCTTATGGGACAATCCGGCCTTCACATTCCAGCCTTTGACGGATCAGAGCTAGCTGTGTTTGATGAGGTCTTTGCTGATATCGGCGACGAGCAGAGCATTGAACAGAGTCTGAGCACCTTTTCCTCTCATATGACGAATATTGTCCAGATTTTGGGACAGGCAGACAGCCGTTCTCTTTGTTTATTTGACGAACTTGGCGCAGGAACCGATCCTACGGAAGGTGCTGCACTTGCCATTTCCATATTGTCATTCCTTCACAACATGAAATGCCGTACCATGGCTACCACCCATTACAGCGAGCTTAAGGTATTTGCCTTAACGACTCCGGGAGTGGAAAATGCCTGCTGTGAATTTGATGTGGAAACTCTAAAGCCTACCTACCGTCTCTTAATCGGTGTTCCGGGAAAGAGTAACGCGTTTGCCATTTCCAAAAAGCTGGGACTTCCGGATTATATCATTGAAGATGCAAAGACACATCTGGAAGCAAAGGATGAAACCTTTGAGGACCTTCTGGCTCATTTGGAGGAAAACCGTATTACCATTGAAAAGGAACGAATTCAGATTGAATCTTATAAGCGGGAGGTGGAACAGCTTAAGACCAGGCTGACCCAAAAAGAGGAGCGGTTAGACGAGCAGCGGGATAAGATGATCCGTACTGCCAAGGAAGAAGCCCAGAGAATTTTACGGGATGCCAAGGATACCGCAGACCAGACCATCCGCCAGATCAACAAGCTGTCTAATGATTCTGGAATCAGCAAGGAATTAGAGGCGGAGCGGAGCCGGTTACGGGGAAAGCTTCAGGATGTGGATGCTTCTCTTACCCTTAAAAAGGAGAAAAGCCGGCAAACAAAGGGAATTGACCCGAAAAAGCTGAAGCTTGGAGAAGGAGTCAAGGTGCTTAGTATGAATTTAAATGGTACCGTCAGCTCTCTTCCTAACGCCAAAGGAGATTTATACGTTCAGATGGGTATTTTAAGATCCCTTGTGAATTTATCTGATCTTGAGCTTTTACAGGAGGACTCTGTATCTTCATCAGGAGGCAAAAACGGTACGAGACAAGGGGGAAGCGGAAGCAGCTCCACCAGAATGTCTAAATCCTTCTCCATTTCACCAGAAATTAATCTCATCGGTATGACCACGGATGAGGCCATTCCACAGCTTGACAAGTATTTAGATGATGCTTATCTGGCTCATCTGCCTCAGGTAAGAGTGGTTCACGGACGGGGAACCGGAGCGTTAAAAGCTGCAGTTCATAAGCATTTAAAAAAGCTTAAATATGTAAAGGAATTCCGTCTCGGTGCCTTTGGAGAAGGGGATTCCGGAGTAACCATTGTTTCATTCAAATAAGAGTAGAAATGGAGTCTATTATGGCAGAGAAACAGCGGATATTGATTGTAGATGATGACAGCAACATTGCAGAATTGATCTCCTTATATTTAATAAAAGAATGCTATGACACGGAAATTGTTGGGGACGGGGAGGAAGCTCTCCGTGTCTTTCCGGAATTTAAGCCAAACCTTGTTCTTCTTGACTTAATGCTGCCAGGCATGGACGGCTATCAGGTATGCCAGAGAATCCGTTCCCAGTCCCAGATTCCAATTATCATGCTCTCAGCCAAGGGTGAGGTCTTTGACAAGGTTCTTGGCCTTGAGCTGGGAGCCGATGACTATATGATCAAGCCCTTTGACTCCAAGGAGCTGGTAGCCAGGGTAAAGGCAGTTTTAAGGCGTTACCAGACCATGCCCTCTCCTTCCTCCTCCCATACGGATCAACAGGGGGATTATGTAGAGTATCCGGATTTGATTGTGAATCTTACCAATTATTCTGTTATCTATATGGGGCATTCCATTGAGATGCCTCCAAAGGAACTGGAATTGTTATACTTTTTAGCCGCCTCTCCCAATCAGGTGTTTACCAGAGAACAGCTCCTTGACCATATCTGGGGGTATGAATACATCGGGGACACCAGAACTGTTGATGTTCATATCAAGCGTCTGCGGGAAAAGATCAAGGATCATTCTGGCTGGTCGCTTTCTACGGTCTGGGGAATCGGGTATAAGTTTGAGGTGAAGCGCTAAATGAGCCATTCTCTCTATACAAAATTTATCCTGGGCTACCTTATATTTGGTCTCCTTGGATTTATTACCATCGCTACCTTTTCTTCCGAAATAACCAATCAATACTTATTAAAACGTTATTCGGAAAACTTATATGATGAAGCAAACCAGATTGCCTCCTCTTACAGCGGAATGTATCATGGAAAGGATATGAATGTCACTGCCTCCTATCCGGAGCTTGTGAAGCTGGCTGGCTATTTAAATGCCCAGATTTGGATTGTGGAACGCCAGGGTACGATTATGGCTGACAGTGAATCAAAAGGGAAAAAAGGTGAGGTCATAGAAAATTTTGACCCGGTGGCCTTTGGGAATAAGCACTATACCACGGGAAATTATTACAATGAATTTACCTACGATGTTCTTAGCGTCCATGCTCCCATTACTGGCAATTATACCACCTATGGCTATGTAGTGATTCATCTTCCTTTGTCTTATCTACAGATAGAACGGGATAATATTTTAAATATTGTCTATATCACTGCCGCCGTTGTTTTTGGTCTGTCCCTTGTGATTCTTCTTGTATTTACAAAGAACGTGTATCTGCCCCTGAAAAAAATCACGGCAGGTGCCAATGAATACGCCCAGGGAAACTTGACCTATCATATTGAAGTGAATACCAGAGATGAGATGGGCTATCTTGCCGGTACTCTTAATTACATGTCCAACGAGTTAAATAAGATGGAGGAATACCAAAAGAATTTTATTGCCAATGTCTCCCATGACTTCAGATCGCCTCTCACCTCGATTAAAGGATATTTGGAAGCAATACTTGATGGGACCATTCCACCGGAAATGCATGAGAAATATTTAAACCGGGTGATATCCGAAACGGAGCGGTTGAATAAATTGACCCAGGGAATGCTGACCCTAAACTCTCTTGACAGCAAGGGCTATCTAAACCGGACCAATTTTGACATTAACCGGATCATTAAGGACACTGCGGCTTCCTTTGAAGGGACCTGCAATGAAAAGAATATTACCTTTGATTTAACCTTTTCTGACAACATTCAGATGGTGTATGCCGACTTAGGCAAAATACAGCAGGTGCTTTATAACCTCATTGACAACGCCATTAAGTTCAGTCACCATGATTCAACCGTGCTGATTCAGGCTTCTGGAAAATATGAGAAGATATTTATCTCCATTAAAGATACGGGAATCGGCATTCCTAAGGAAAGCATAAAGAAAATCTGGGAACGTTTTTATAAAACAGACTCCTCCAGGGGAAAGGATAAGAAAGGGACGGGCTTAGGCCTTGCCATCGTCCGGGAAATCATTCAGTCTCATGGAGAGAACATTGATGTGGTCAGTACCGAAGGGGTGGGCTCGGAATTTATCTTCAGCCTTCCAAGGGCAACGAATTTATAACAACAGATTTCTCACCATTGGTTGAAGGCGGGAAACGAGAGTCTTTTGTACTATTTTTATAATTCATTCTTTACATTTTCAGCTTTATATGTTAATATTTACTCATTGAAGTTGGGGACTAGGTGTAACTGTGGGGAACTTTACAGGCATAACTGGTCATATTTATATCTTTGCATAGGCAAAGTGTAGATATGACCAGTTATTTTTTTACCAATCTAGCATAGGGGTGACTTATGGAAGTAAAACAGGTATTAGGAAATAACATCATCAGCTCATGGGATACCAATGGCGAAGAGATTTTGCTTATGGGAAAAGGAATCGGCTTTTCAGTAAAGCCCGGCAGTCAAGTGGATGAATCCAAAATATCAAAGATATTTTCCTTAAGGACTCAGGAAATCAGCCGCTTCACAGAACTGCTCTCCCAGATTCCGGAGGAGCACATCCAGTGTGCCAGTGAAATCATCTCCTGCGCCAGGGATATATTAAATAAGAAGCTAAACGACAGCATTTACATTACCCTGACGGATCATTTGAATTTTGCATTTGAGCGTAAAAAGCTGGGAATTGAAGTGAGGAATGCGCTTTTGTGGGAGATCAAGCGGTTCTATCATCAGGAATTTTTAGTGGGATTAAAAGCTCTGGAAATTATAAAGGACCGGTTTAATATCCTGCTGTCTGAGGACGAAGCCGGAAGCATTGCCCTTCATATTGTCAATGCTGAGCTGGATACGGATATGGAGCAATCCATTGAGATTACCGGAATGATTCAGGACATCTTAAACATTGTCCGTTACCATTTTACCCTCTCTCTCAATGAAGAGACCCTGTCATACGAAAGGTTTGTCACCCATCTGAAATTCTTTGTCCAGAGAGCGGTGAGAAAACAATTCTACGAAACCGGTGACCCGGAGTTTTGCAATATGATCTACCGCCAGTATCAGGAAGCGCATCAATGTGCATTAAAGGTGGAGGCATATATGATGAAGAAAAAGGATTACGTCTTGTCTGATGAAGAGCTTATGTATTTAACGGTACATATCAGAAGAATTATTAAGGAACATCGAGGCGAGTAACCATGCTTTAAATCACTGTGGACATGGCCGATCACGTGATGGAAAGATAGATAAAGAAATACAAACCACGAAAAGGAGAAAACAGATATGGCAAGTAAATATGATGGACTGGCAAGGATTATTATCCAAAATGTGGGCGGGAAATCCAATGTAATCAGCCTCACACACTGCATTACCAGACTGAGATTTAAGTTAAAGGACGAATCCAAAGCGAACACGGATATACTTAAAAATACCGAAGGCATTGTAACTGTTATGAAGAGCGGCGGTCAGTATCAGGTTGTGATTGGTAATCACGTTCCTGATGTTTATGCCGTTGTATGTGAAATCGGTGGCTTTGGAGGTGACTCCTCAGAGGCTGAGTCAGAGGCTCCACAAAAGCATCAGAAGCTTTCTGCGGCACTGATTGATACCATATCAGGCGTATTCCAGCCTATCTTGGGTGTGTTCTGTGCAACTGGTTTGATTAAAGGCATACTTGCGATTCTTACCTTTACAAAAGTCCTTTCGGTAGAGGATGGAACTTACCAGCTTCTTTATGCTGTGGCAGATGGCTTTTTCTACTACCTGCCGGTTATTTTAGGCTATACGGCTTCTAAAAAATTTGGGCTCAATCCCTTTACCGGAATCGCCCTTGGCTGCGCGCTGGTGTATCCCAAGGTAGTAGCACTCTCCACAGGGGATGTACAGCAGGTTCTTTTTGCAGGCAGCATGTTTGAATCAAATGTCTATGCCACCTTTTTAAAAATTCCTGTGATTATGCCAAAAAGCGGTTATCCCTCTTCGGTTGTGCCCATCGTGCTTTCGGTGTATGCGGCATCGAAGATTGAGAAGATGTGGAAGCGTATCATACCTGATGTTATTAAAAACTTCCTGGTCCCTACCTTGACGCTTTTGGTTGCAGCTCCTCTCACCTTTGTCCTGGTTGGACCCGTAGCCAATTCTATTGCTGCTGTCATTGGTTTCCTGACTCAGGCCGCTTATAATGCAAGCCCGGTACTGGAAGGAGCCATTGTAGGTGCATTCTGGCAGGTACTGGTTATCTTTGGTCTTCACTGGGGACTTGTACCGATTTATATTATGAACTTAAGCACCCAGGGCTTTGACAGCTTTATGCAGCCCTATTTTGCAGCTTCCTTTGCACAGACAGCGGTTGTGTTTGCCGTTATGTTACGAACAAAGGACAAGAACTTAAAGAGCCTTTGTATTCCTGCCGTAATCTCCGGTTTCTTTGGGGTTACAGAGCCAGCCATCTATGGTATCTCTCTTCCAAAGAAAAAACCTTTTGTTATTTCCTGTATTGCCGCCTCCATTGGTGGTGCTATCATTGGATTTGGTAATGTTAAGAAGTACATGTCTGGTGCACTTGGTATCTTTGGTTTTACTACATTTATTAATCCAGCCAACAATGACGCTTCCAGTATTCCATGGGTAGCGGCGGGCGTATTAATCGCATCTTTGGTGGCATTTATTGCCTGCTTCCTTACTTATAAAGATGTGGTAAAAGAAAAAGGTGTAAGTATTTCACCGGAAAATACTAAAAATGGCGGTAAGACACAGACTCTTGTCAGCCCCTTAAAGGGAAATACGGTTTATCTTGAGGATATGGAAGATGCGGCATTCTCATCCGGTGCTCTTGGAAAAGGAATTGCTATTATGCCGGAAGAAGGAATCTTATATGCGCCTGCAGATGCCACTGTAACTGCCATATTCCCAACGGGTCATGCCATTGGTATGGTTACGGATGATGGAGCCGAAATTCTGATTCACATAGGCATGGATACGGTAAAGCTTGAGGGAAGAGGTTTTACTCCCCTGACGGCGGTGGGAAGCCGTGTGACCAAGGGGCAGGAAATCCTTACGTTTGATATGGAAGCCATTCAAAAGGAAGGCTGCTCCCTGTTAACGCCTGTGTTAATCTCCAATTTCTCCAGCTTTTCAGATATCATTCCAACGGATGCTGAAACAGTACGGGTTGGGGAGCCTCTTATTACAATCTTATAATGAAATAATTCAGGAGAAATTGAAACCTGTTACTCCATAAAAAAGAGTCTGGCAAGCCAGACTCTTTTTTTACAGCCGTTTTACTGCATCCATGGCAAGAAGAGAGCGTTCGCATTCCTCAGCGGTCAGGGTTACCTGCCAGCACAGGGAGCTTCCTTTCATGTGTTCTGCCGCAAAACTT
It encodes the following:
- a CDS encoding response regulator transcription factor, encoding MAEKQRILIVDDDSNIAELISLYLIKECYDTEIVGDGEEALRVFPEFKPNLVLLDLMLPGMDGYQVCQRIRSQSQIPIIMLSAKGEVFDKVLGLELGADDYMIKPFDSKELVARVKAVLRRYQTMPSPSSSHTDQQGDYVEYPDLIVNLTNYSVIYMGHSIEMPPKELELLYFLAASPNQVFTREQLLDHIWGYEYIGDTRTVDVHIKRLREKIKDHSGWSLSTVWGIGYKFEVKR
- a CDS encoding sensor histidine kinase, which encodes MSHSLYTKFILGYLIFGLLGFITIATFSSEITNQYLLKRYSENLYDEANQIASSYSGMYHGKDMNVTASYPELVKLAGYLNAQIWIVERQGTIMADSESKGKKGEVIENFDPVAFGNKHYTTGNYYNEFTYDVLSVHAPITGNYTTYGYVVIHLPLSYLQIERDNILNIVYITAAVVFGLSLVILLVFTKNVYLPLKKITAGANEYAQGNLTYHIEVNTRDEMGYLAGTLNYMSNELNKMEEYQKNFIANVSHDFRSPLTSIKGYLEAILDGTIPPEMHEKYLNRVISETERLNKLTQGMLTLNSLDSKGYLNRTNFDINRIIKDTAASFEGTCNEKNITFDLTFSDNIQMVYADLGKIQQVLYNLIDNAIKFSHHDSTVLIQASGKYEKIFISIKDTGIGIPKESIKKIWERFYKTDSSRGKDKKGTGLGLAIVREIIQSHGENIDVVSTEGVGSEFIFSLPRATNL
- a CDS encoding endonuclease MutS2, translated to MNQKALKTLEYHKIIGTLIEYATSDAGKELCKHLVPSTDYQEIVQAQTETTDAVSRVRQKGNISFNGVKDIRPSIKRLEVGSSLGIIEILAISSLLTISARAKAYGRHEDSELPEDSLEEFFRLLEPLTPVNTEIKRCIISEEEVSDDASPGLHKVRRQMRSINDKIHTQLNSILNSNRSYLQDAVITMRDGRYCLPVKSEHKSQVSGMVHDQSSTGSTLFIEPMAIVKLNNELRTLEIQEQKEIEMILADLSNQLMPYLEELETDYITLAKLDFIFAKAALSKHYKGSEPVFNTKGLIHIKDGRHPLLDPQKVVPITIHLGRDFDLLIVTGPNTGGKTVSIKTVGLFTLMGQSGLHIPAFDGSELAVFDEVFADIGDEQSIEQSLSTFSSHMTNIVQILGQADSRSLCLFDELGAGTDPTEGAALAISILSFLHNMKCRTMATTHYSELKVFALTTPGVENACCEFDVETLKPTYRLLIGVPGKSNAFAISKKLGLPDYIIEDAKTHLEAKDETFEDLLAHLEENRITIEKERIQIESYKREVEQLKTRLTQKEERLDEQRDKMIRTAKEEAQRILRDAKDTADQTIRQINKLSNDSGISKELEAERSRLRGKLQDVDASLTLKKEKSRQTKGIDPKKLKLGEGVKVLSMNLNGTVSSLPNAKGDLYVQMGILRSLVNLSDLELLQEDSVSSSGGKNGTRQGGSGSSSTRMSKSFSISPEINLIGMTTDEAIPQLDKYLDDAYLAHLPQVRVVHGRGTGALKAAVHKHLKKLKYVKEFRLGAFGEGDSGVTIVSFK
- the licT gene encoding BglG family transcription antiterminator LicT, producing MEVKQVLGNNIISSWDTNGEEILLMGKGIGFSVKPGSQVDESKISKIFSLRTQEISRFTELLSQIPEEHIQCASEIISCARDILNKKLNDSIYITLTDHLNFAFERKKLGIEVRNALLWEIKRFYHQEFLVGLKALEIIKDRFNILLSEDEAGSIALHIVNAELDTDMEQSIEITGMIQDILNIVRYHFTLSLNEETLSYERFVTHLKFFVQRAVRKQFYETGDPEFCNMIYRQYQEAHQCALKVEAYMMKKKDYVLSDEELMYLTVHIRRIIKEHRGE